The following are from one region of the Fusarium verticillioides 7600 chromosome 1, whole genome shotgun sequence genome:
- a CDS encoding subtilisin gives MASLVRLALYLGAFLPAALAAPTAPSKGSDVIPGKYIVTLKPSASSAKVESHLQWVGDVHRRSLSKRDTAGIEHTFNIKNWNAYAGQFDEDTIKEIEASPEVAFVEPDKVVKLSFEQSSELSDRALTSQSGAPWGLGTISHRTSGSTSYIYDTSAGEGSYAYVVDSGVLISHSQFGGRAVAGYSIFSGANTDTLGHGTHVAGTIAGSTYGVAKKANIVSVKVFQGAEGTDSGVLAGFNWAVNDITSKGRAGKAVINLSLGGDASQAWVTAIDAAYNSGVLSVVAAGNGDENGNPLPVSSQSPANAANAITVAALTSAWKPTSFTNYGAGVDIFAPGQSILSAWIGSNSATNSISGTSMASPHVAGLALYLKVLEGLTTPASVASRIKALGTSGKITGTLSGSPNLIAYNGNGA, from the exons ATGGCCAGCCTCGTTCGTCTTGCTCTCTACCTGGGAGCTTTCCTgcctgctgctcttgctgcccCCACTGCACCCAGCAAGGGTTCAGATGTGATTCCTGGGAAATACATTGTCACCCTCAAGCcctctgcctcctctgcCAAGGTCGAGTCTCACCTTCAGtgggttggtgatgttcaTCGCCGCAGCCTGTCTAAGCGTGACACTGCTGGTATCGAACATACCTTTAACATCAAGAACTGGAATGCCTACGCTGGGCAGTTCGATGAGGACACTATTAAGGAAATCGAGGCCAGCCCCGAG GTTGCTTTCGTCGAGCCtgacaaggttgtcaagctgAGCTTCGAGCAATCCAGCGAACTGTCTGATAGGGCCCTGACCTCCCAGTCAGGAGCTCCTTGGGGTCTCGGAACGATCTCTCACCGTACCTCCGGTTCCACGAGCTATATTTATGATACGTCAGCTGGCGAGGGCTCTTATGCCTATGTCGTTGACAGCGGTGTTTTGATCTCTCACTCCCAGTTCGGTGGCCGTGCTGTCGCCGGATATAGCATCTTTTCAGGAGCTAACACTGATACTCTTGGACACGGTACCCATGTTGCTGGCACTATTGCAGGCTCAACCTACGGTGTTGCGAAGAAG GCAAACATTGTTTctgtcaaggtcttccagGGAGCAGAGGGAACTGATTCCGGTGTTCTCGCCGGTTTCAACTGGGCTGTCAACGATATCACCTCCAAGGGTCGCGCCGGCAAGGCCGTTATTAACCTTTCTCTTG GTGGTGACGCATCCCAGGCTTGGGTAACTGCTATTGACGCTGCGTACAACTCAGGTGTGCTCTctgttgtcgctgctggaaacggtgatgagaatggaaacCCACTACCTGTATCGAGTCAATCCCCTGCCAATGCTGCCAACGCCATCACTGTTGCTGCTCTCACCTCTGCCTGGAAGCCTACTTCATTTACAAACTACG GCGCTGGTGTTGATATCTTTGCTCCCGGTCAAAGCATTTTGTCTGCATGGATTGGCTCAAATAGCGCCACCAACTCTATCAGTGGTAcatcgatggcttctcctcaCGTTGCTGGTCTTGCCCTCTatctcaaggttctcgagggTCTTACTACACCAGCTTCTGTAGCAAGCCGAATTAAGGCCCTTGGAACCTCCGGAAAGATTACTGGTACCCTCTCTGGCAGCCCTAACCTGATTGCCTACAATGGCAACGGCGCTTAG
- a CDS encoding alcohol dehydrogenase yields the protein MTDLGLLDHIRKLLLRNKCQYDDMLKASKESRAALQRVLHLGQASGKPGEIYYPLQLKRTEKPVPGDHEVLVQLKAAALNHRDLFVRQHQYPAISLDHPMLSDGYGVITEVGRDVSNKSQLGENVLLTPMRGWISDPAGPEDPQKWSITGSTRLYDVGTAQDYVCVHKDEVVPAPKHLSATEGAALPLVGLTAWRALVTKAAVQPGQNVLITGIGGGVALSALQFGVAMGANVFVTSGSQEKLLRARDLGALGGAIYKLETWEADIRRQLPPSRPFIDAVIDGAGGDIVVKAVKLLKPGGVIVQYGMTVSPKMNWPMPAVLLNAELKGTTMGFRKEFRDMVAFVDREGIRPVISRVVQGLSNLKDIDGIFDDMKAGRQMGKLVIKMEEPSSPKI from the exons ATGACCGATCTGGGACTGTTAGATCATATTCGCaaactgctgctgagaaaCAAGTGTCAGTACGACGACATGTTGAAGGCATCCAAAGAATCAAGAGCAGCTCTACAGCGCGTGCTGCATCTCGGCCAGGCTTCAGGAAAGCCTGGGGAAATTTACTACCC TCTCCAGCTTAAAAGGACTGAGAAGCCTGTGCCTGGAGACCATGAGGTCCTCGTCCAGCTCAAAGCAGCTGCTCTGAACCACCGTGATCTCTTCGTTAGGCAACATCAGTACCCCGCCATATCTCTCGACCATCCCATGTTATCGGATGGCTATGGAGTAATCACTGAAGTCGGGCGAGATGTTTCTAATAAGTCCCAACTCGGAGAAAACGTACTCCTGACTCCGATGCGTGGCTGGATATCCGATCCAGCTGGCCCAGAGGATCCTCAAAAATGGTCCATTACCGGCTCTACACGTCTCTATGACGTAGGCACAGCGCAAGACTATGTTTGCGTTCACAAGGACGAGGTTGTTCCAGCCCCAAAGCACTTGTCTGCCACGGAGGGCGCAGCTCTACCACTGGTAGGACTTACAGCATGGCGGGCACTTGTCACTAAAGCCGCTGTCCAGCCAGGACAAAACGTTCTCATTACCGGTATTGGAGGCGGCGTTGCTCTTTCAGCCTTACAGTTCGGCGTGGCTATGGGCGCCAATGTCTTCGTTACATCTGGTAGTCAAGAAAAGCTCCTTAGAGCTAGAGACTTGGGTGCACTAGGCGGAGCGATTTACAAACTGGAGACGTGGGAGGCAGATATTCGCCGTCAGCTTCCGCCATCGAGGCCATTCATCGATGCTGTTATTGACGGAGCTGGCGGCGATATCGTTGTCAAAGCCGTaaagcttctcaagcctGGTGGCGTTATTGTTCAATATGGTATGACCGTCTCACCGAAGATGAATTGGCCTATGCCAGCTGTCCTTCTGAATGCGGAGTTGAAAGGAACTACAATGGGTTTCAGGAAAGAGTTTCGGGATATGGTTGCCTTCGTCGACCGCGAAGGGATCCGACCAGTGATCAGTAGAGTAGTGCAAGGTCTGAGTAACCTCAAGGACATTGATGGGATTTTCGACGATATGAAAGCTGGACGACAGATGGGTAAGCTTGTTATTAAGATGGAGGAGCCAAGTAGCCCTAAGATCTAG
- a CDS encoding 2,4-dihydroxyhept-2-ene-1,7-dioic acid aldolase produces MTQKTYSTALTTTVENPRLRFLNKIKAGEFPLMTFVAIPSVRQAQIVALTGLDGIILDCEHGHIGDDSMHNSVAAISALGVSPIIRIRGPAHDIIKRALDTGAHGIMVPQINNADEARQIVASSKFPPQGVRGQGSAFPAIGHGLSTPEYMKSANETIITMIQIETRAGVENVDEIAATPGVDMLFIGPNDLAQSLLGYVPACGDEPEFVAAIDKIISAGRRHGKWVGRMVNNGSAAKEERSRYDTVAITGDTKAIQNWYIAEFDIARS; encoded by the coding sequence ATGACTCAAAAAACATACTCCACGGCCCTCACAACAACTGTCGAAAACCCTCGATTGAGGTTTCTCAATAAAATCAAGGCTGGAGAATTCCCCTTGATGACCTTCGTTGCAATCCCCAGTGTCCGCCAAGCTCAGATTGTTGCTTTGACAGGCCTCGATGGCATCATCCTTGACTGTGAACACGGCCACATTGGAGATGACTCAATGCACAACTCAGTGGCCGCCATTTCAGCCCTAGGCGTATCACCTATCATCCGCATCCGCGGGCCTGCCcacgatatcatcaagcGAGCTCTTGACACCGGCGCACACGGCATCATGGTTCCTCAAATCAACAACGCGGACGAAGCGAGACAAATCGTCGCTTCCTCCAAATTTCCCCCTCAGGGTGTTCGAGGCCAGGGTTCTGCATTCCCCGCTATTGGTCACGGTCTCTCAACACCTGAGTACATGAAGTCTGCCAACgagaccatcatcaccatgattCAAATAGAGACTCgcgctggtgttgagaacGTCGATGAAATTGCTGCTACTCCAGGCGTTGATATGCTGTTCATTGGCCCTAATGATCTTGCTCAGTCATTACTGGGATATGTACCTGCGTGTGGTGATGAGCCTGAATTTGTTGCTGCTATTGATAAGATCATCAGTGCTGGTCGCCGACATGGCAAGTGGGTTGGCCGCATGGTCAATAACGGCTCGGCtgcaaaggaggagaggTCGCGGTATGACACTGTAGCTATCACTGGAGATACAAAAGCTATTCAGAACTGGTATATAGCTGAGTTTGACATTGCTCGGTCTTGA
- a CDS encoding TdcF protein, whose translation MSRQLISSEKFPTKPHNCPATKIPGLVFCAGQTATGEIKQATRTVLQNLKEVLELSGSSLEQVVKYNVYLADMKDFAAMNEVYIDFLPQPMPSRSCLQALPPGDGTVIEIECIAQA comes from the exons ATGTCTCGCCAACTTATTTCCAGCGAAAAGTTCCCTACCAAACCCCACAACT GCCCAGCCACCAAAATACCTGGTTTAGTCTTCTGCGCTGGACAGACTGCTACTGGCGAGATTAAGCAGGCAACA AGAACTGTTCTACAGAATCTCAAAGAGGTGCTTGAGCTCTCCGGGTCATCACTCGAGCAGGTTGTCAAGTACAATGTCTACCTGGCTGACATGAAGGACTTTGCTGCGATGAACGAGGTGTACATAGATTTCCTGCCCCAGCCTATGCCTTCGCGCTCGTGCCTTCAGGCGCTTCCTCCTGGAGATGGTACTGTTATTGAGATTGAGTGCATTGCGCAGGCTTAG